The Rhinoderma darwinii isolate aRhiDar2 unplaced genomic scaffold, aRhiDar2.hap1 Scaffold_501, whole genome shotgun sequence DNA segment gtcctccctggatgacgcggcagtccatgtgaccgctgcagcctgtgattggcctgtgattggctgcagcagtcacatgggatgaaacgtcatcccgggaggccggactggagcaagcagcagggagttctgggtaagttaacttttaatactattaactcctgtagtcactgtcccgggtgctgaaagagttactgccgatcagttaactctttcagcaccctggacaatgactatcccctgatgtcgcctagcaacgctcccgtgattgcacacacgtagccacccgtaattaagggagccccatagacttctatgggctgcccgtgctgttattacagcccgaaataggacatgttctatattattcaacggctcgggcaccttcctgtaagtaaacgggaaggtacccgtggccaatagaagtccatgtgcatgaggcctaatgcagtAGCAGTAGAGGgtatgagatttgaacaatcGGATTTATATGAATCCGCagcattatgctgtgaaattgctgtttttttcttgcaggttttccccatttaattcaatgcggAGGTTAAACTTGCGACAAATCtcaaatgttgcgtttttttgcgacgGAATAGCTGAAACAAAAGAAAAGCTTAAACTTACCCGTTTTTTATACTtctccatccaggccggcctcctcggatgacgtttcatgacgccaatcacaggctgcagcagtcacatgagatgaaacgtcatcccaggaggccgggctgctggACAatagagggacacgtcgccatgactactTTTAGACCCTTAACGTAGTGGTCCCATTATTAAATATCATATACATTGTAAAgatcattaaaaaaattatgttttccatttactgttaaaaaaaaaatgatccagtgGAGATTTATGAAATTTACCTTACATATTTATGGCGCCTCcgggtgttcaaagtgtatagcaatgtgcacgtccACCTACTGAGCTCAATGCTGGTGGACATACATGCACAGTTACTCTCCCCACAACCTTGTCTCTGCATTGTAATCTTCTGATACCTGCAgatcagccaatagaaatagctttcattcctgcttgtcaggaaaggagcgGAGCCTCTGCAGTTCCATGTCGGTATAGCTTTGGAGACTCCTTCTGCTGTGAAAATAAGGCACTGTTGTCAGCTGCCAGAGTAGGAAGGAGAATAGTTTTGCTTAGAGCCTCTCCCCAAGGAGCACAGATTAGCTGCAGCACCAAGGGGCAGGACAAAGATCCAAAGTCCACAAGACAGTCCACGTCTGAATGGGTCAACAGAAACAAAAttaagaatttgaggtggccgagtcaaagtcctgacttgaatcccattgagatgctgtggcaaaaCCTTAAATTGGCACTTCATGCtcgaaaaccctccaatgtaaccaagtaaaaacaattctgcaaagacgagcgcgccaaaattcctccacagagatgtaaaagactcatcgcaagttatcgcaaacgtttgattgcagttgttaccaccaaggttggTGCAACCAGTTCGCTTTAGGGGGGCAATTACTTGATCACATGGGCAAAATAGATTTTGAATTATTCTCATTAAATGGAATGGAATTAAAATAGGTTGGATGATGTGAAACATTTACATGGgacagattataaaaaaaaatagaattcaaGTAAGGAGCAAATAGTTTTTCAGCGCACTGTATAATGTTAGTGCAAAACGTTTGGTGTAAGCACCACTAAAGGAGCGCACCTACTAGTAGTCTCTATAGGCCTGGCTTGGAAATACCTGTAGGTTAAACTACACCCTGGTTTTGGGAGGCCGTTGTGTGACCGATTCTAAAAAAGAGACGCAGTAAAACTCTCCTGAGGTGGTTAGTTAGAAAGAAGGGGATGTGAGGGCCACAAGGGACCTGTGCTCACCAGATGTGGAAGAAAGAAGGCAACTCGGAGGAGCTCAGCGGAACGATGCTGCCGCTACAGTCGCTGTTGTATTCTGGAACCAGCCAGTGGGAGTAACATCTAATGTATAAGGGAACTCCTGGTGGAGTCTACGTAGAAGGGGTTGTTGGTCACAGATGTGAGCAGTTCACTGGTTGTAGCCGCTTTCTGCAGATGTCCGTAGTTCAGAGGGTGATGACACCTTCCTGTGTACAGCGATCAATATACCAGGTGGCCGGTTGGTATCCAGGTGGCCGGCATATGGAGATACATCTGTAAAGACCTGTGCCAGGCAAAATGGCTTGAGTGGATGTCACCAAATGCTAGTGAATAACTCACAGAtacctgctggggccctgtatctaaggccttgttcacacagttttttggcgcggaaaccgctccgcaaaactcgtcaaaaaactcccgaaaatgcctcccattgaatttcaatgggagttagacaaggttttttaccgcgagtaaagaaactgcatcgcggtaaaaagaagcgacatgacccatccttaggcggtttccgcctccaaaaccccatttcaatcagtcaggaagggtaaaaaaaacaccttgacgagtttttgtcaaaccactgtgcaaaaaacgtctggagcagttaatgcaggaggaattttcctcctgcaaaaaactcagtctgAACACAGCCTACTTACCCTGTGCtatactgtctgcttgggccatggactgtatctaagcctatcatgtgtgatactgtcagttggGCCTGATatccaagcctatcatgtgtgatactgtcctctgtatctaagcctattatgtgtaatactgtctgcagagccgctgtatccaatcttatcatgtgtgatagtctgctgttccctttatctcagcctatcatgtgtgatactgtctgcagagcggctgtatccaatcttatcatgtgtgatactgtctgctgttccctttatctcagcctatcatgtgtgatactgtctgcagagcggctgtatccaatcttatcatgtgtgatactgtctgctgttccctttatctcagcctatcatgtgtgatactgtctgcagagccgctgtatccaatcttatcatgtgtgatactgtctgctgttccctttatctcagcctatcatgtgtgatactgtctgcagagcggctgtatccaatcttatcatgtgtgatactgtctgctgttccctttatctcagcctatcatgtgtgatactgtctgcagagccgctgtatccaatcttatcatgtgtgatactgtctgctgttccctttatctcagcctatcatgtgtgatactgtctgcagagccgctgtatccaatcttatcatgtgtgatactgtctgctgttccctttatctcagcctatcacgtgtgatactgtctgctgggccctgtatataaccctatccagtggcatagctataggggtcatagtcctatagatatgctgtcaaaTATACATTTTCTGGGGGGTAAaacatgtcttggggcttgtgcccctgatgttCTAAGACCTTAGCAGCTCCACTGGCTGATAGTGCTGCATCGATGggccacttaggagacccaggatACAGCTGATACAGTTCTTGGCCCTTTCTAGCccgatgataccagcctgcggctgccccattgcccggccatcgcttcagatggtcgggtactggattgtacccggctcttccctgtaCCCATGGTGgtgatgggtaccggggtaataatgggggttatttgCATCCTTTTTACTGGGTAACACTAAGCccggccttagtaatggatgctgtcaaccaGACAGTGGCCTTTACTAAGGCGTAATGCAATATAAAACAcagacattagaaaaaaaaatgtaaataaaaactcCACCACGCAGCCCTTttaattttcatgtttttttttttttttttttttttaaaacatagattATCGCaatagtccaacaaatctacgacaAAGTCCAAAGGGTCCAGCTACacctgaaaaaaagaaaaataaatgagcagtataaaaaataaaaaaaacatataggcACATACAGTATTCTTCCGTCTTCTATTTTCTCCCctgcgctgcaaaaaaaaaaaaaaaggtcaataattctccatcatgtaactctgctacctgtcaactcaaAAGTCATCTGTCAGAGGGAAAAAAATTCCCCCGTCATGTGTAATTCCCAAGTGACTCTTTCTGGTGtttcgccatggggaaacatttttccctctggcggatgacttttcagttgacaggtagcagagttacatggtggggaattatttttctataTGGGGAATTATTTACTATAATTGACCCCAGaagctggcgtaaatgatagcggAATAAGGCTCCTGGCTGGCGTAGAGTTCACTCTGTGAGGCGtaacaaggtagaggcccataccGGACCCCGGACCTTCCCCCTCTCCAATCAGGCTAAACATTCATTAAGAGACGTTCACCGCCTAATAAGTGTGTCACATCCTGTAAACTCTTTATTAAGGCTGgcgtataaaacgccagtcttaataaatctcgccACGGAATatcctttggaaaaaaaatggacattAAAATTGATCAAAGTTGGAAGCTTCAAATTCAATTGGGGAGGTTTATGAAAAGTAGTGCAGAGGAAAAGTGGAGTCGTTTCCttcagtaaccaatcagattccatctcTCCTATTCCAGAGGATCTTTGGAAAACTAAAATCTGATTGGTGGCTCTGGGCGACTACTGTACTTTTCTTTTGTACTACTTTTCATGAATCATACCGAATGTGTGCAGACCTCTATTGACCAATGCAAAGAAGTTTTTCCAAAGGACTAAAAACTACTATGGGCAGCCATTTTTGCACTCCTTTGGGCATTGTCACGCAGCTTCTTCACAAACTGGAGAAAAACAAAGCTCCTATCTAGGTAAAGGAAGTATTCACTTTGCAACTTACCGAGTTTGGTGTTTCTGAATGTCTAAATTATGATCGTGGATCAGGACCCTATCGGTGACCATAAAGatagaaaagattttttttcaaaaatggtcTGTAATACTAACACGCTgatgctttaaagaggacctgtcactggtCATATAATGTGAACTGgtctactgacctgaatagcgctgtctccctgattccagcgctgtttttctttttttcctgatatagagatatgacccactgttgtgttggctccctatatgctaatttgctgtagttagccaagggGGTggggctagcttccctgcctgtgATACTGACCAACcagcgcgaggcagcttgagggtagttcacgccttgttggctaactacagcatatagggagccaacacaacagtggccatatctctggaatgtgggggtccaggaaaaaaagaaaaacagcgctggaatcagggagacagcgctaatcAGGTCAGTAGACTGGTTCAACTTATATGATCaagtgacgggtcctctttaaatttGGAGAAGAAAAACTGGAGAAGAAAAACACTATTAGTTGCAAGATAAAAATGGATTCACATCCACATGTGTGTAATAAATTAAGAtgagttttatttagtttttttttatgcattataGGTTCCAAAAATAGAATTGATGCCTTAGGAGTCATTTTCTGATTGACATTTCTGTAATATTCCTCATCAGTTGGAGCATGAAAACGGCTCCTCGATTGAGTGCATGATTTGATGTATCGCCATGTCTGCCTTACGGGCAAAACGTTTCCCACATTTTGCACgtgaaaatggcttctcccctgtgtgggtCCGCTTATGAGTGACAAGGTGTCCTTTACTTGTAAAACATCGCCCACATTCACAACAGGAGAaaggtttctcccctgtgtgtgTCCTCAAGTGATAGATGAGGGCGCCCTTGCAGGTCAAATATTTTCCACACTCCGAACAAGAAAAGGGTTTTGTCTTGGTGTGAATTATTTGATGTTTAACAAGATACGATTTGTACTGAAAACACGTCCCACAATCGGAGCACTGAAATGGGTTCTCTCCTGAGTGAAATTTCAGATGTGTTGCAAGTATAGCTCGAtttgtaaaacatcttccacactCGGGACATGGGAAGAGAATTTCACCAGTGTGGGTATGTTGATGACTTACCAGCTTTGACTTTTGACTGAAACACTTCCCACACACTGAACATACAAAGGGCTTTTCTCCCGTGTGAACTCGGTAATGTCTAACCAGGTCAGATTTACGCATAAACAATTTTCCGCATTCTGAACAAGAGAagggtttctcccctgtgtggatTCTTTTATGGACGTTAAGAGACCCGTTTTGGGTAAAACATTTCCCGCATTCAGAGCACTGATACTTGTCACCACTTCCATGGGCTATTCTACCATTATGGGAGTCTGTTATATTGTGAGAAATGGGGTAATGTCCTGGAGAATTGTGTGCGGGCTTGTCATTGTCTATGTTACAATCAGAAGACAACATGAGACATTTCTCCAGTGTATTCTTGATCATGGATCCATCTGCACgagaaaaataaaatctttaaacATTAAAGTTTACTACAGAAACATCTTACAATAACAAGCAAATATTTCTAAATCACTATTATTGAAAGGATCAaggctaaggcctcgttcacatctgcgttggggtcccattctgacgttccgtttgaggtttccgtcagaacgggaccaggaacagacacaaactgacgtaaaccagaggtttccgtttccatcgccattgatttcaatggtgacggatccggtgcccatggtttccgattttctctgttgtgcatcggacccgtagttttgccggaagcaattgcCTAGGCTATTGCGTAATTTGATGCAGGAAATCTGAATCAAAACGGTAGGTAAAGACAGGCAGGTCAAATCCGCACCGTTcttttatgcgtttttaggtcggtttttacattttgctgcgtttttttcccaattttgtcagatacaattgtgaggcagaaacacaagataaattgacatgctgtagattaTAAAATACGCACCGGCACAGGGCGATTTATGTGCAGGAAAAATTC contains these protein-coding regions:
- the LOC142720723 gene encoding uncharacterized protein LOC142720723, coding for MIKNTLEKCLMLSSDCNIDNDKPAHNSPGHYPISHNITDSHNGRIAHGSGDKYQCSECGKCFTQNGSLNVHKRIHTGEKPFSCSECGKLFMRKSDLVRHYRVHTGEKPFVCSVCGKCFSQKSKLVSHQHTHTGEILFPCPECGRCFTNRAILATHLKFHSGENPFQCSDCGTCFQYKSYLVKHQIIHTKTKPFSCSECGKYLTCKGALIYHLRTHTGEKPFSCCECGRCFTSKGHLVTHKRTHTGEKPFSRAKCGKRFARKADMAIHQIMHSIEEPFSCSECGKCFPLKSYLNKHQKTHTVDKPFQCGQCAKWFRSGSKLRRHQRVHTGEKSYLCADCGKLFAHKLSLVNHGKTHTGEKPFSCTECGKCFSLKTYLTIHQRTHTGEKPFFCSDCGKCFAQKTSLNIHEKCHKSETKMTCSIVGEH